The Microcella flavibacter DNA segment CGGTCAGGCGGAAGGCCGTCCACTGCGGCGTCTCCTCCGTGAGCCGCAAGCGCCACTCCGCGTCGACGTCGTCGCGCGCGCTGATCGTCGTCACCGGGATGCGCGCCGAGTCGACGACGCGCTGCCCGTAGGGCGAGTCGAGCGAGACGACGCCGCGGCGCCCGCGCTCCGGCTGGAAGAGCGGCAGCTTCGCCTGGAAGTACTCCTCCATGTCGGCGTAGTCGTCGAGGTGGTCGTGGCTGAGGTTGGTGAAGCCGACGACGTCGAAGACGATGCCGTCGACGCGGTGCCGGGTGAGGGCCTGCGCGCTCACCTCGACGGCGACGGCGCGCACGCCGGCCTCGCGCATGCGGGCGAGCAGCGCGTGCATCTCGCTCGCCTCGGGCGTGGTCAGGCGGCTCACGACCGTCAGATCGCCGATGTGGCGCTCGGTCGTCGACGAGAGCCCGGTCACGAGCCCGACCTGCCGCAGGATGCCCTCCAGCAGGTGGGAGGTGGAGGTCTTGCCGTTCGTGCCGGTCGTGCCGAAGAGCAGCGGCGGCTCCTCCATCGTGCGGTAGACCCAGGCCGAGACGTCGCCGAGGGCGGCGCGCGGGTCGTCGACGACGAGGATCGGGAGCGCGGCATCCCCCGCCAGGGCGGCGCCGGTCTCGTCGGTCATGATCGCGACCGCGCCCTTCTCCGCCGCGTCGCCCGCGAACTCCGCGCCGTGGCGGTGCTCGCCGCGCAGGCCCACGTAGAGGTCGCCGGGCTGCAGGTCGGCAGTGCTGAGCGTGATGCCGGTGATCTCGATGGCGTCGAGCGACCCGCGGGCCTCGATGCCGAACTCCTCGACGAGGCCGCTGAGCGGGCGCGCCGCGGGGTGCTCCGGTCGGAGGACGGGGGGGATGCGACCGGACAACACGACTTCTTTCT contains these protein-coding regions:
- a CDS encoding Mur ligase family protein gives rise to the protein MSGRIPPVLRPEHPAARPLSGLVEEFGIEARGSLDAIEITGITLSTADLQPGDLYVGLRGEHRHGAEFAGDAAEKGAVAIMTDETGAALAGDAALPILVVDDPRAALGDVSAWVYRTMEEPPLLFGTTGTNGKTSTSHLLEGILRQVGLVTGLSSTTERHIGDLTVVSRLTTPEASEMHALLARMREAGVRAVAVEVSAQALTRHRVDGIVFDVVGFTNLSHDHLDDYADMEEYFQAKLPLFQPERGRRGVVSLDSPYGQRVVDSARIPVTTISARDDVDAEWRLRLTEETPQWTAFRLTGPGGQSIETRVPLIGRHMAANAGLALVMMVEAGFELDAIAHALGETGIDAYLPGRIERVSGEEGPSVYVDFGHSPDAFENTLAAVRRFTTGRTIMVVGADGDRDATKRHDMGRVSAEGCDVLVITDHHPRFEDPASIRATLLEGAALATNRPEIHEVSPPEAAIRVAVNLAREGDSILWAGPGHQDYRDIRGVRTEYSAREEARAALREAGWSPR